The Neobacillus sp. PS3-34 genome has a window encoding:
- a CDS encoding ASCH domain-containing protein, with protein MNQAAQIYWNEFWESRGLERPMSVSSWQFGADPDHLAQLVIEGVKTATCSGLIFYEVENEPLPSVGDYSIILNSKDLPVAIIKTVDIKIMPMNEVPEEFAIVEGEGDRTYQFWKEAHVRFFTGELSKLRFEFTEDMLVVCERFELVDVNI; from the coding sequence ATGAATCAAGCAGCGCAAATATATTGGAATGAGTTTTGGGAAAGTCGAGGGCTAGAAAGACCAATGTCGGTAAGTTCGTGGCAATTTGGAGCTGATCCTGACCATTTAGCTCAATTAGTAATAGAGGGTGTAAAAACAGCCACTTGCTCTGGATTAATTTTTTATGAAGTGGAAAACGAACCATTACCTTCCGTTGGTGATTATAGCATTATCTTAAACAGCAAGGATTTGCCTGTAGCTATTATTAAAACAGTAGATATTAAAATAATGCCTATGAATGAAGTTCCAGAAGAGTTTGCTATTGTGGAAGGTGAAGGGGATAGAACGTACCAATTTTGGAAAGAAGCTCACGTTAGGTTTTTTACTGGAGAGTTAAGTAAATTGAGGTTTGAATTTACTGAGGATATGCTGGTAGTTTGTGAGCGGTTTGAATTAGTGGATGTAAACATATAA